From the Osmerus eperlanus chromosome 21, fOsmEpe2.1, whole genome shotgun sequence genome, one window contains:
- the slain1b gene encoding small ribosomal subunit protein uS9m isoform X4, with the protein MSVTCPHFLLQRANMAASRGRTVGSLIWRCGSCCDNGNIVSSSLSSQVKVFSRQVSLSAAVHRKNLAAAGPEKFSEEFIKKQVEEFNIGKRHLANMMGEDAENFTQEDIDRSIAYLFPSSLFDKKARPLMKHPDEIFPRQRAVQWGADRRPFHFLFYTGKQSYYNLMHDTFARVLAAEKQQDRLRARSLLPEPSKKSSLGGSRWLFKEELEELLVETISDYDYQRFLQLVMRLQERGSSGEEDFLLSLRRRLEVQSSRQEVPPLQVDEQGHSYTTAEGRRKSATGSVVLTDRGSGDVIINGSHCHHYFTVLQDREQLMFPLVFTGVLGRFNVRCSVAGGGHSSQAGALRLALSRALLSFLSQGQVENMRQAGLLTPDPRVRERKKPGQEGARRKFTWNKR; encoded by the exons ATGTCAGTGACGTGTCCGCACTTCCTGTTACAACGTGCAAACATGGCGGCTTCCAGAGGGAGAACAGTGGGATCTCTTATCTGGAGATGTGGGAGTTGCTGTGACAATGGCAACATCGTCTCATCCAGCTTGAGTAGTCAG GTGAAAGTGTTCAGTAGGCAGGTGAGCCTCAGCGCTGCGGTTCACAGGAAGAACCTGGCGGCAGCAGGGCCGGAGAAGTTCTCCGAGGAGTTCATTAAGAAGCAGGTGGAGGAGTTTAACATTGGCAAACGACACCTGGCCAACATGATGGGAGAGGACGCAGAGAACTTCACCCAGGAAGACATTGAT AGGAGTATAGcctatctctttccctccagtCTGTTTGATAAGAAAGCAAGACCGCTGATGAAG CATCCAGATGAAATATTTCCAAGACAACGAG ctGTCCAATGGGGAGCAGACAGGCGGCctttccacttcctgttctacaCTGGAAAGCAGTCCTACTACAACCTGATGCAT gacaccTTTGCCAGGGTGCTGGCTGCAGAGAAGCAGCAGGATCGCCTGAGGGCCAGGAGTCTGCTTCCAGAACCATCCAAAAAAAG ctCTCTGGGCGGTAGCAGGTGGCTGTTTAAGgaagagctggaggagctgctggTGGAGACCATCTCTGACTACGAT taCCAGCGTTTCCTGCAGCTGGTGATGCGtttgcaggagagaggcagcagcgGTGAGGAGGACTTCCTGCTTAGCCTGCGCCGACGCCTGGAGGTCCAGTccagcagacaggaagtacCCCCCCTGCAGGTGGACGAGCAGGGCCACTCATACACCACTGctgagg GAAGGAGGAAGTCAGCGACGGGCTCGGTGGTGCTGACAGACAGAGGCTCCGGTGATGTCATCATCAACGGCTCCCACTGTCACCACTACTTCACTGTCCTGCAGGACCG agaacAGCTGATGTTCCCTCTGGTCTTCACGGGGGTGTTGGGGCGCTTCAACGTGCGCTGCAGCGTTGCCGGGGGCGGCCACTCCAGCCAAGCAGGGGCGCTGCGTCTGGCCCTGTCCCGTGCTCTGCTCAGCTTCCTGTCCCAGGGCCAGGTGGAGAACATGAGACAAG CCGGGctgctgacccctgaccccagagtgagggagaggaagaagccaGGACAGGAAGGAGCTCGCAGGAAGTTCACCTGGAACAAacgctga